CTGGGCCAGGGCGCGCATATAGGCGTCCGAGGCCAGCCGCTTGGCGTCGTCGGGATTGGTGATATAGCCCAGTTCGATGAGCACGGCCGGCATGTTGGCCCCGATCAGCACGAAAAACGGCGCTTCGTGGGGTCCCCGGTCGCGGGTGTGGTAGTCGCCGCGCAGACCGGAAATGGCCCGCTTTTGCACCAGCTTGGCCAGATCCTTGGATTCGGCGGTCTTGGCCGAGAGCATGAGGTCGGTCAGGATGGCTTGCAGGTCGCTGATTTTCTTCTGGGAGGCGGCATTTTCCCGGGCAGCCACGCGCACGGCCTCCTGGGTGGTGGCCAGGTTCAGGGAATAGGTCTCAAGGCCGGCCGAGCCGGCATCGCCGTGGGCGTTGCAGTGGATGGAAACAAAAAGATCGGCCGCCTTGGAGTTGGCCATTTCGGTGCGGGTTTCCAGGGGAATGAACGTGTCGTTTGCCCGGGTGTAAATGACCTTGAGCCCTTTTTTCTGCAGCTCCTCGCCGAGGATGCGGGCAAAGCGCAGGTTCACGTCCTTTTCCGTCAGGCCGTTTATCCCCTGGGCGCCCGGGTCTTTGCCGCCGTGGCCCGGATCGATCATGACCGTGTGCACGGACAGGCCGAACTGCTCCAGGAGGCTGCCGGCATTTTTCTGGGCAGCCGTCGGCGGGCGCAGATTCGGGGTCGGCGCGGCGGGCAGGGGCGGCGGCGTGACCGGGGCCTTGACCTCCCGGGCCGAGGCATCCTTTTTGGCAGGCGCGGGCGCGGCCTCGGCGGTTTCGCCCCGGGGCTTGGCCTTGTCGCCGGAAAGGTCCAGGACCACGCGGAAGGGGTTGGCCTCGGACCGGATTTCATATGTGCCGAGGCTTTCCAGCTCCAGGACCACGCGCACGGTTTCCGGGGTGAAGTAGCCGGCCCGAAGCCGCGACACCGGGCCGTTGGCAAACCGGCGTTCGGTGCCGGTCTTGGTGTTGGTGCGGGTGTTGTCCAGATCAATATACAGCCGCTTGACCGGTTCGCCGCTGGGACGCTTCTGGTCGAGGATCTGGTAGCGAAAAGCGGTTTCCCGGGAGAGGGTCAGGGTCAGCCGGCTGCCGCTTGGGGTCGTTTCCAAGGCGGCGTTGGACAGGGTGGCCGGTTTGGCCGGCGTGGCCAGAGCCGCAGCCGGACCGACAGCCTTGGCCGGCGCGGCCGAGGCTTTGGCCGGCTCCGATGCGGCGGGCGCAGCCGATGTCGCCGACGCTTTGGCTGGCTCCGGTGTGGCGGATGCAGCCGGCCCGGCCGACGCTTTGGCCGGCTCCGGGGCGGCGGGTTTGGCGACCGAAGCGACTTTGTCCGCCGGGGCCTCGGCAAAGCCGGCCAGGAACTTGCGGGCCTGGGCCGCCATATCGCCCTTGCGGTACTTGTGCAGGATGGTTTCGAGATCGGTCTTGGCCTCGGCCGGCCGTTTGAGATTTTCCGCCAGGATGACGGCCCGACGCAGCAACGCGTCATCGGCCCAGGCATGGGTGGGAAAGCTGGCGGCCATCCGATGGTACAGGCCGGCAGCCGCCTCGTAGTCGGCGTCGAGGGCGGAACGCCGGGCCAGTTCGGCAGTGGTCCAGGCCTCATAATAAAGCGCCTTGGCTGCCAGCGACGTGTTGCCGCCGGCCTTGACCACAGCGGCAAAGTCCCCGTCCAGCTCCTTCCACAAATCCCGGCGGCCCGACGACGCGGCATCCTTTTTAAGCGCCTCAAAGCGGGCCACGGCTTTGTCGTAGCGGCTCTCCAGGCCAGCGGCCCCGGCCCGGCCCGGCAGCAGGGCCAATCCCGCCAGGCCCAGAGCCAGGGCCAGGACGGCGGGAACCACCCTCCCGGCCCGTATGGCTGCGACAAGTTTCTTCACGCCCCTGCCTACTCCACCGTGACGCTTTTGGCCAGATTGCGCGGCTGATCCACGTCCTTGCCCAGATAGTCGGCCATCTCGTAGGCAAAAAGCTGGAGCGCCGGCAGCATGAAGAAGGTGGACAGCGGTCCCCAACCGGCCGGCACCTCCCAGGGATGGTCCACGTCGAGATCCGCCCCGGGGTTGGTCAGCGCAATGATCTTGCCGCCCCGGGCCTGGACTTCCTGCAGGTTGGACTTGACCTTGGGATAGAGGCTGTCGAGCGGCGCCAGGGCAAAGGACGGGAATTTGGGGTCAATAAGCGCAATGGGGCCGTGCTTCATCTCGCCGGCGGCATAGCCCTCGGCGTGGATGTAGGAGATTTCCTTGAGCTTGAGCGCCCCTTCCAGGGCCATGGGATAGTCGAGCCCCCGGCCGAGATAGAGGAAACTTTTGGCCTCGCTGTAGACCCGGCACAGCTCCTGGGCCCGCGAGCGCATCCCGAACAGGGCGGCGTCGAGTTCGGCCGGCAGCGCTTCCAGGGCCGGCAGGCACTTCTCGGCCACCTCCGCCGGCAACACGCCGCGCTTGCGGCCAAAAGCCAGGGCCATCAGCGTCAGCAGGGTCAGCTGGGAACACATGGCCTTGGTCGAGGCCACGGAAATTTCCGGTCCGGCCTGGGTGTAGAGTACCACGTCGGCCTCGCGGGCCACGCTTGAGCCGACCACGTTGCAAAGGCCGATGACCTTGGCCCCCCGGGCCTTGGCCAGGTGGATGCCGGCCAGGGTGTCGGCGGTCTCGCCGGACTGGCTGATGGCCACCACCGTGTCGCCGGGACCGAGAATGGGGTCGCGGTAGCGCAGTTCGGAGGCGATCTCCACCCGGGTGGGGATGCCGGCCCACTGCTCCATCAGATACATGCCCCACAGCCCGGCGTGGTACGACGTGCCGCAGGCCACGATAAAAAGCCGCTCCGGGGCCGGGATGTCTTCGAGTTCCGGCAGCACGGCCTGTCCCGTGGTCCGGTCGATGCGTCCGGCCAGACAGTCGGCAATAACGCGCGGCTGCTCGAAGATTTCCTTGAGCATGAAATGCTTGTAGCCGCCCTTCTGGGCCGCGGCCACGTCCCAGGAGATGTGGCGGACGTCCTTTTCGATGGGAGCCAGGGTGGCGGCGTCCATGACCTGCCAGGAACCGGCGTCGATGCGCACCATCTCGCCGTCGTCAAGAAAAACCACTTCCCGGGTGTAGGGCAGAAAGGCCGGAATGTCCGAGGCCAGGAAATTTTCCCCGACGCCGACGCCAAGAACCAGGGGCGAATGCTTGCGCGCGGCGTAGAGCATCCCCGGGTTGTCGCGGCTGACCACCACGATGGCGTAGGACCCTTCGACCCGGGCCAGGGCGGTGGAGACGGCCTCGGCCAGGGAGCCTTTTTCCTTGAAATACAGGCCCACAAGTTGGGCTAAAACCTCGGTGTCGGTCTCCGAGACGCAGCGGATGCCGGCGGCGGCCAGCTCTTTTTTGAGCTCCTGGTAATTCTCGATGATGCCGTTGTGGACCAGGGCGATGGCCCGGGCGGCGTCGAGATGGGGGTGGGCGTTTTTCTCGGTGGGCAGGCCATGGGTGGCCCAGCGGGTGTGGCCGACGCCGGAGGTGGCCAGATAGATATTTTGCGCTGCGAGTTTGGCTTCCAGGTTGGCGAGCTTGCCTTCGGCTTTGACCGAAACCAAGTCCTTCCCTTGGAGAAAAGCCACGCCCGCAGAATCGTAGCCGCGATATTCCAGACGTTTAAGCCCTTCGATGATAACCGGGACAGCCGGCCGATGTCCGCAATATCCGATGATGCCGCACATAGAATGGCCTCCTGGCGCGCCGTGGGCGCAAGCCGCTTGTCGGCTGGTCAGGCAAATCGGCCGCTGTGGCCGTCCGCGGTCCCATGCCGTGCTCTGACGAGCTTTAGCCCGGCTTGGCGCGTGTTGCAACCGGGCGGGTACGGGCAGCAGCTGGCGACGTTTTTTATGAGACATTTTGACCCGCTCTTGCCGTGTGTGAAATTTTGACCCACCGGCGGCTCCGTTTTGGACAAAAAGTCTCATTTCTGCCAACAGTCCAATATCACAGGACAAAACAATCGACCCCGGCCTACTCTGGATCAGGGGACAACGATTTCTGTGTGCAGGTGTCCCACCCAAAAAGGAAGCGCCGCCGCCGCAAAACGTAATTATTTAAAATAATTCATTTTTTATAACGGGCCAATACTTGCTATGCCCGGCGCAACCCCAATCAAGCGAAAAGACAGCGTGTTTTTTCCGC
The nucleotide sequence above comes from Desulfovibrio sp. TomC. Encoded proteins:
- a CDS encoding N-acetylmuramoyl-L-alanine amidase, which produces MKKLVAAIRAGRVVPAVLALALGLAGLALLPGRAGAAGLESRYDKAVARFEALKKDAASSGRRDLWKELDGDFAAVVKAGGNTSLAAKALYYEAWTTAELARRSALDADYEAAAGLYHRMAASFPTHAWADDALLRRAVILAENLKRPAEAKTDLETILHKYRKGDMAAQARKFLAGFAEAPADKVASVAKPAAPEPAKASAGPAASATPEPAKASATSAAPAASEPAKASAAPAKAVGPAAALATPAKPATLSNAALETTPSGSRLTLTLSRETAFRYQILDQKRPSGEPVKRLYIDLDNTRTNTKTGTERRFANGPVSRLRAGYFTPETVRVVLELESLGTYEIRSEANPFRVVLDLSGDKAKPRGETAEAAPAPAKKDASAREVKAPVTPPPLPAAPTPNLRPPTAAQKNAGSLLEQFGLSVHTVMIDPGHGGKDPGAQGINGLTEKDVNLRFARILGEELQKKGLKVIYTRANDTFIPLETRTEMANSKAADLFVSIHCNAHGDAGSAGLETYSLNLATTQEAVRVAARENAASQKKISDLQAILTDLMLSAKTAESKDLAKLVQKRAISGLRGDYHTRDRGPHEAPFFVLIGANMPAVLIELGYITNPDDAKRLASDAYMRALAQGMVDGILAYKKRLERYANL
- the glmS gene encoding glutamine--fructose-6-phosphate transaminase (isomerizing) → MCGIIGYCGHRPAVPVIIEGLKRLEYRGYDSAGVAFLQGKDLVSVKAEGKLANLEAKLAAQNIYLATSGVGHTRWATHGLPTEKNAHPHLDAARAIALVHNGIIENYQELKKELAAAGIRCVSETDTEVLAQLVGLYFKEKGSLAEAVSTALARVEGSYAIVVVSRDNPGMLYAARKHSPLVLGVGVGENFLASDIPAFLPYTREVVFLDDGEMVRIDAGSWQVMDAATLAPIEKDVRHISWDVAAAQKGGYKHFMLKEIFEQPRVIADCLAGRIDRTTGQAVLPELEDIPAPERLFIVACGTSYHAGLWGMYLMEQWAGIPTRVEIASELRYRDPILGPGDTVVAISQSGETADTLAGIHLAKARGAKVIGLCNVVGSSVAREADVVLYTQAGPEISVASTKAMCSQLTLLTLMALAFGRKRGVLPAEVAEKCLPALEALPAELDAALFGMRSRAQELCRVYSEAKSFLYLGRGLDYPMALEGALKLKEISYIHAEGYAAGEMKHGPIALIDPKFPSFALAPLDSLYPKVKSNLQEVQARGGKIIALTNPGADLDVDHPWEVPAGWGPLSTFFMLPALQLFAYEMADYLGKDVDQPRNLAKSVTVE